One window of Halopseudomonas maritima genomic DNA carries:
- a CDS encoding TetR/AcrR family transcriptional regulator, producing the protein MSARDQLLVAGLEIIVERGYEQATVAAIRQQAGVSNGSFFHCFASKEALAGELYLNAIADYHAALLQALGGADSARAGIAALISAHLDWVVNERLQASFLFNQLRGEWLEAIRDRQAQENAALADALAAWQARHSSAGTLLALPAPVLFSQLIGPAQIFCRGWLSGRTAQPPHTYAAELIACACRALLPSIEENADDH; encoded by the coding sequence ATGAGCGCGCGTGATCAGTTGTTGGTGGCGGGTCTAGAGATCATCGTCGAGCGGGGCTATGAGCAGGCCACCGTGGCCGCGATTCGCCAGCAGGCGGGGGTATCGAACGGTAGTTTCTTTCACTGTTTTGCGTCCAAGGAAGCGCTAGCCGGTGAGCTGTATCTGAATGCCATTGCCGATTACCACGCTGCGCTGTTGCAGGCGCTGGGCGGGGCGGATTCGGCGCGGGCCGGTATAGCGGCGCTGATCAGCGCGCATCTGGACTGGGTAGTAAACGAGCGGCTACAAGCGTCTTTTCTGTTCAACCAGTTGCGTGGCGAGTGGCTTGAGGCTATTCGCGATCGGCAGGCCCAGGAAAATGCCGCGCTGGCTGATGCCCTGGCCGCCTGGCAAGCGCGGCATAGCAGCGCGGGCACACTGCTAGCGCTGCCGGCGCCAGTGTTGTTCAGCCAGTTGATCGGGCCGGCGCAAATATTTTGTCGTGGTTGGCTGTCCGGGCGTACTGCCCAGCCGCCGCATACCTATGCAGCGGAGCTGATTGCCTGCGCGTGTCGGGCCCTGCTGCCGTCTATCGAGGAGAACGCTGATGATCATTGA
- the dkgB gene encoding 2,5-didehydrogluconate reductase DkgB yields the protein MHTTNDDTPIPAMGLGTFRLKGEDAYNAVRTALKLGYRHIDTAQIYGNEQDVGRAIADSGVPREELFVTTKIWTDHFAEGKLIPSLRESLDKLQLEQVDLTLIHWPSPGGDVPMQVYLGQLMDAREQGLTRLTGVSNFTIDLLNEAFELVGPDNIATNQVEIHPFLQNRKLVEFAREENLHLTAYMPLAVGKVMQDETLDRIAEEHGATPPQVAMAWLMQQGIAVIPSSTKRLHLESNLAADRVRLSADDLNFIERLDAGGRIANPDFAPEWD from the coding sequence ATGCACACGACAAACGACGACACGCCAATCCCCGCGATGGGCCTGGGCACCTTCCGTCTCAAGGGTGAAGACGCCTACAACGCGGTGCGCACAGCTCTCAAGCTCGGTTATCGCCATATCGATACCGCGCAGATCTACGGCAACGAGCAGGATGTGGGCCGCGCCATCGCCGACAGCGGGGTGCCGCGCGAGGAGCTGTTTGTCACCACCAAGATCTGGACCGATCACTTTGCCGAGGGCAAGCTGATCCCCAGTCTGCGCGAGAGTCTGGACAAGCTGCAGCTGGAGCAAGTAGACCTGACCCTGATTCACTGGCCTTCGCCCGGTGGCGACGTGCCGATGCAGGTGTATCTGGGGCAACTGATGGACGCGCGCGAGCAGGGCCTGACGCGGCTGACCGGGGTGTCCAACTTCACCATCGACTTGCTCAACGAGGCCTTTGAACTGGTCGGGCCGGACAATATCGCGACCAATCAGGTGGAGATTCACCCCTTCCTGCAGAACCGCAAACTGGTGGAATTTGCCCGTGAAGAGAACCTGCACCTGACCGCCTACATGCCGCTGGCGGTCGGCAAGGTCATGCAGGATGAGACCTTGGACCGCATCGCCGAAGAGCACGGCGCTACGCCGCCGCAGGTCGCCATGGCCTGGCTGATGCAGCAGGGCATCGCGGTGATCCCCTCATCCACCAAGCGTCTGCATCTGGAGAGCAACCTGGCAGCCGACCGCGTGCGCCTGAGCGCCGACGACCTCAACTTTATCGAGCGGCTGGACGCCGGCGGGCGTATCGCCAACCCCGACTTTGCGCCGGAGTGGGATTAA
- a CDS encoding acetoacetate--CoA ligase, with the protein MSEPLWRPSPERVAASRMDAFRRFINQRHALALGDYAALHAWSVSAVADFWQAVADFFAVDFSTPPKRVLDNPDAMPGAQWFAGAELNFAAHLLRRRDDHLALIAISEDGQREQLSYAELAARVAGLQQHLLALGVQPGDRVAALMPNTWQTVVGMLAAASIGAVWSSCSPDFGVQGVVDRFGQIEPRVLIACSGYRYAGKQLDMSSKLAEILPQLSGLQQLIMVPYGGVQPCLAEFASLVSTVHWDHVSQPAGSPAFTALPFAQPLYILYSSGTTGVPKCIVHGAGGTLLQHLKEHGLHTDLGSEDVLFYFTTCGWMMWNWLVSGLALGATLVLYDGSPFEPSAERLIDLIDEEEISIFGTSAKYLAALEKAGVEPNRSHQLSRLKAVLSTGSPLAHEGFDYVYRCFKPDLCLSSISGGTDIVSCFALGNPTAPVWRGELQCKGLGMAVEVWDDDGQRLSEGKGELVCSTPFPSMPLGFWKDEDGSRFNAAYFERFPGVWAHGDYAEETPHGGLIIHGRSDAVLNPGGVRIGTAEIYRQVEKVEAVLESLAIGQQWQGDVRVVLFVRLRDGVTLDAALEAEIRQVIRANTTPRHVPAKIVAVSDIPRTRSGKIVELAVRNVVHGLPVKNTDALANPEALALFRDLPALAD; encoded by the coding sequence ATGAGCGAACCCTTGTGGCGGCCGAGCCCGGAGCGGGTTGCGGCCAGCCGGATGGATGCCTTCCGGCGCTTTATCAATCAACGCCACGCGCTGGCGCTAGGCGATTACGCCGCGCTGCATGCGTGGAGCGTCAGCGCGGTTGCGGACTTCTGGCAGGCGGTGGCCGACTTCTTTGCGGTGGACTTCAGCACGCCGCCCAAGCGGGTGCTGGATAACCCGGATGCCATGCCCGGCGCGCAGTGGTTTGCCGGCGCCGAGCTGAATTTTGCCGCCCACCTGCTGCGCCGCCGCGACGATCATCTGGCGCTGATTGCGATCAGCGAAGACGGCCAGCGTGAACAGCTCAGCTACGCCGAGCTGGCCGCGCGGGTGGCCGGGCTGCAGCAGCATCTGCTGGCGCTCGGTGTGCAGCCGGGTGATCGCGTTGCGGCGCTGATGCCCAATACCTGGCAAACCGTGGTCGGCATGCTTGCGGCGGCGAGCATTGGTGCGGTCTGGTCCTCCTGCTCGCCGGACTTTGGCGTGCAGGGCGTGGTCGACCGCTTCGGCCAGATCGAACCGCGGGTGTTGATCGCCTGCAGCGGCTATCGCTATGCCGGCAAGCAACTGGACATGAGCAGCAAACTGGCGGAAATTTTGCCGCAATTGAGCGGCCTGCAGCAGCTGATCATGGTGCCTTACGGCGGCGTGCAGCCCTGTCTGGCCGAGTTTGCGTCGCTGGTATCCACTGTTCACTGGGACCACGTCAGCCAGCCGGCGGGCAGTCCGGCGTTTACCGCCCTGCCCTTTGCCCAGCCGCTCTATATCCTGTATTCCAGCGGCACCACCGGGGTGCCCAAGTGCATCGTCCACGGTGCCGGTGGCACCCTGCTGCAGCACCTCAAGGAACACGGCCTGCACACCGACCTGGGCAGCGAAGACGTGCTGTTCTACTTCACCACCTGCGGCTGGATGATGTGGAACTGGCTGGTCTCCGGGCTGGCGCTGGGTGCAACGCTGGTGCTCTACGATGGCTCACCGTTTGAGCCCTCTGCCGAGCGGCTGATCGACCTGATTGATGAAGAAGAGATTAGTATCTTCGGCACCAGCGCCAAGTATCTGGCCGCGCTGGAAAAGGCCGGGGTCGAGCCGAATCGCAGCCACCAGCTGAGCCGCCTGAAGGCGGTGCTGTCGACCGGCTCACCGCTGGCGCACGAAGGCTTCGATTACGTCTACCGCTGCTTCAAACCGGACCTGTGCCTGTCGTCGATCTCCGGCGGCACCGACATCGTCTCCTGCTTTGCCCTCGGCAATCCGACTGCGCCGGTCTGGCGTGGCGAGCTGCAGTGCAAGGGGCTCGGCATGGCGGTCGAGGTGTGGGATGACGACGGCCAGCGGCTCAGCGAAGGCAAGGGCGAACTGGTCTGTAGCACACCTTTCCCGTCCATGCCCTTGGGCTTCTGGAAGGACGAAGACGGAAGCCGCTTCAACGCCGCCTACTTCGAACGCTTCCCCGGCGTCTGGGCGCACGGCGATTACGCCGAAGAGACGCCGCACGGCGGGCTGATCATCCACGGCCGCTCGGACGCGGTGCTCAACCCCGGCGGGGTGCGCATCGGCACCGCGGAAATCTACCGGCAGGTGGAAAAGGTCGAAGCGGTGCTGGAGTCGCTCGCCATCGGCCAGCAGTGGCAGGGTGATGTGCGGGTGGTGCTGTTCGTGCGCCTGCGCGACGGTGTGACGCTGGATGCGGCACTGGAAGCCGAGATTCGGCAGGTCATCCGCGCCAACACCACCCCGCGCCACGTGCCGGCGAAGATCGTCGCGGTCAGCGATATTCCGCGCACCCGCAGCGGCAAGATCGTTGAACTGGCGGTGCGCAACGTGGTGCACGGCTTGCCGGTGAAAAACACCGACGCCCTGGCCAATCCAGAGGCGTTGGCGTTGTTTCGCGATCTGCCGGCGTTGGCGGATTAG
- a CDS encoding hydroxymethylglutaryl-CoA lyase produces MSMPQQVRLVEVGPRDGLQNEKQPISVADKVRLVDDLSTAGLSYIEVGSFVSPKWVPQMAGSAEVFAAIQQKPGVTYAALAPNLKGFDGALEAGVKEVAVFAAASEGFSQKNINCSIAESLQRFEPIMAAAKEHGVRVRGYISCVLGCPIDGDVAPEQVAAIARELLDSGCYEVSLGDTIGVGTAGDTRRLIEVVGRDIDRSLLAGHFHDTYGQALANIHASLLEGVAVFDSSVAGLGGCPYAKGATGNVASEDVLYLLNGLGIETGVDMAALVQAGQHICNVLGKTNGSRVARALLAREQA; encoded by the coding sequence ATGAGCATGCCGCAACAGGTGCGCCTGGTCGAAGTCGGCCCGCGTGATGGCCTGCAAAACGAGAAACAACCGATCAGCGTCGCCGACAAGGTGCGTCTGGTCGATGACCTGAGCACTGCCGGGCTGAGCTATATCGAAGTCGGCAGCTTCGTTTCGCCCAAGTGGGTGCCGCAAATGGCCGGCTCTGCCGAGGTGTTTGCCGCAATTCAGCAAAAGCCCGGCGTGACCTACGCGGCGCTGGCGCCGAACCTCAAGGGCTTTGACGGCGCGCTGGAAGCCGGCGTGAAGGAAGTGGCGGTGTTTGCGGCCGCCAGCGAGGGGTTTTCCCAGAAGAACATCAACTGCTCGATTGCCGAGAGCCTGCAGCGCTTTGAGCCGATCATGGCGGCGGCCAAGGAGCATGGCGTGCGGGTGCGTGGCTATATCTCCTGCGTGCTTGGCTGCCCGATTGATGGTGACGTGGCGCCGGAGCAGGTGGCGGCGATTGCCCGTGAGCTGCTCGACAGCGGCTGCTACGAGGTCTCGCTTGGCGATACCATCGGCGTTGGTACTGCGGGCGATACCCGGCGGCTGATCGAGGTGGTTGGTCGTGATATCGACCGCAGCCTGCTGGCCGGGCACTTCCACGATACCTACGGGCAGGCGCTGGCGAACATTCACGCCAGCCTGCTGGAAGGCGTGGCGGTATTCGACAGCTCGGTCGCCGGGCTCGGCGGTTGCCCGTATGCCAAGGGGGCAACCGGCAATGTCGCCAGCGAAGACGTGCTCTACCTGCTCAACGGGCTGGGCATCGAGACGGGTGTGGACATGGCCGCGCTGGTGCAGGCCGGGCAGCACATCTGCAACGTGCTGGGTAAAACCAACGGCTCACGCGTGGCGCGGGCCTTGCTGGCGCGGGAGCAGGCATGA
- a CDS encoding acetyl-CoA carboxylase biotin carboxylase subunit → MIESLLIANRGEIACRIMRTARELGIATVAVHSDTDRDALHVRSADQAVNLGGARPSDSYLKVEAIIAAAKAAGANAIHPGYGFLSENADFARAVAAAGLIFVGPPASAIDAMGSKSAAKALMDAAGVPLVPGYHGADQALETFRLEAAKIGYPVLLKAAAGGGGKGMKVVETEAELSEALSSAQREAQAAFGDARMLVEKYVLQPRHVEIQVFADQHGNAVYLAERDCSIQRRHQKVVEEAPAPGLSPELRRAMGEAAVTAARAIGYVGAGTVEFLLDARGEFFFMEMNTRLQVEHPVTELITGQDLVAWQLRVAQGQPLPLTQEQIVLRGHAIEVRLYAEDPEQDFMPASGELTLYREPAAGAGRRVDSGVVEGDRVSPFYDPMLSKLIAWGEDRETARRRLLAMLAEQQLGGVHSNLAFLRRVLAHPAFAAAELDTGFIARHTDALLPAPAPLPDAFWALAARAWLLTQPAATRADDPHSPWTTASGLRLGLAGEQRLHLRCGEAEARALPAAGVSLQGDQLLVDGRRYGVQRRGQWLFVEWNGQLQRVTQVNPISEVEARQHGHGGLSAPMNGSVVRVLVEPGQQVAAGELLVVVEAMKMEHSIRAAEAGEVTAVHCAEGDLVDEGRVLVALQPLAEEATA, encoded by the coding sequence ATGATTGAGTCCCTGCTGATTGCCAACCGCGGCGAAATTGCCTGCCGCATCATGCGCACCGCGCGCGAGCTGGGTATCGCTACCGTGGCGGTGCACAGTGATACCGACCGCGACGCCTTGCATGTGCGCAGCGCCGATCAGGCGGTCAACCTCGGCGGCGCGCGGCCGAGTGACAGTTACCTCAAGGTCGAGGCGATCATCGCCGCGGCCAAGGCCGCCGGCGCCAATGCCATTCACCCGGGTTACGGCTTTCTCTCCGAGAATGCCGACTTTGCCCGCGCGGTGGCTGCCGCCGGGCTGATCTTTGTCGGCCCGCCGGCCAGCGCGATTGATGCCATGGGCAGCAAGTCGGCGGCCAAGGCGTTGATGGACGCCGCCGGGGTGCCGCTGGTGCCGGGTTATCACGGCGCCGATCAGGCGCTGGAGACCTTCCGCCTTGAGGCCGCGAAGATTGGCTACCCGGTGCTGCTCAAGGCCGCGGCTGGCGGCGGCGGCAAGGGCATGAAGGTGGTCGAAACGGAAGCGGAGCTGAGCGAGGCGCTGTCCTCTGCCCAGCGTGAAGCACAGGCGGCCTTTGGCGATGCGCGTATGCTGGTGGAGAAATACGTGCTGCAGCCGCGCCACGTCGAGATTCAGGTGTTTGCCGACCAGCACGGCAACGCGGTGTATCTGGCCGAGCGCGACTGCTCGATCCAGCGCCGTCACCAGAAGGTGGTGGAAGAAGCGCCGGCACCGGGCCTGTCGCCCGAGCTGCGCCGGGCCATGGGCGAGGCCGCGGTAACCGCCGCGCGCGCCATTGGCTACGTGGGCGCCGGCACCGTGGAGTTTCTGCTCGACGCCCGCGGCGAGTTCTTTTTTATGGAGATGAACACCCGCCTGCAGGTCGAGCATCCGGTGACCGAGCTGATCACCGGGCAGGATCTGGTGGCCTGGCAGCTGCGTGTCGCTCAAGGCCAGCCGCTGCCGCTCACACAAGAGCAGATCGTGCTGCGCGGCCACGCGATTGAAGTGCGGCTGTATGCCGAAGACCCGGAGCAGGACTTTATGCCCGCCAGCGGCGAGTTGACGCTGTACCGCGAGCCGGCTGCGGGCGCGGGTCGGCGGGTCGACAGCGGGGTGGTCGAGGGTGACCGCGTCTCGCCGTTTTACGATCCGATGCTGAGCAAGCTGATTGCCTGGGGCGAAGACCGGGAAACCGCCCGCCGCCGTCTGCTGGCGATGCTGGCCGAGCAGCAGCTGGGCGGGGTGCACAGTAACCTCGCGTTCCTGCGCCGGGTGCTGGCGCATCCGGCCTTTGCTGCTGCCGAGCTGGATACCGGCTTTATCGCCCGTCATACCGACGCGCTGCTGCCTGCCCCGGCCCCGCTGCCCGACGCCTTCTGGGCGCTGGCCGCCCGCGCCTGGCTGCTGACCCAGCCCGCTGCCACGCGCGCTGATGACCCGCACAGCCCCTGGACTACTGCTTCCGGCCTGCGCCTGGGGCTGGCCGGCGAGCAGCGCCTGCATCTGCGCTGTGGCGAGGCCGAGGCGCGTGCCCTGCCCGCTGCGGGCGTCAGCCTGCAGGGCGATCAGCTGTTGGTGGATGGCCGCCGTTATGGCGTGCAACGCCGTGGGCAGTGGCTGTTTGTCGAATGGAACGGGCAGCTGCAGCGAGTCACGCAGGTTAACCCGATCAGCGAGGTGGAAGCCCGGCAACACGGCCACGGCGGTTTGAGCGCGCCGATGAACGGCAGCGTGGTGCGGGTGCTGGTTGAACCGGGCCAGCAGGTGGCCGCCGGCGAGCTGCTGGTGGTGGTCGAGGCGATGAAAATGGAGCACAGTATCCGCGCTGCCGAGGCTGGTGAGGTCACGGCCGTTCACTGCGCCGAGGGTGATCTGGTTGACGAAGGCCGGGTGCTGGTGGCGCTGCAACCGCTTGCTGAGGAGGCAACGGCATGA
- a CDS encoding gamma-carboxygeranoyl-CoA hydratase, with amino-acid sequence MNNYQTLELEFTEKGVATLWLNRPEKNNAFNAQMIRELLDALDAVAANPAVRFMLLRGRGKHFSAGADLAWMRDCAALDYNANLDDARELAQLMASLAQLKVPTLAVVQGAAFGGALGLISCCDMAIGAEDALFSLSEVRIGLLPAVISPYVTQAIGARATRRYALTAERFDGLRARELGLLAECYPAAELDTALAQWIGNLLQNGPLAMSATKALLQEVGLGEMSTPLRRYTEAAIARVRISPEGQEGLSAFLEKRQPDWCANHD; translated from the coding sequence ATGAACAACTACCAGACCCTAGAACTCGAATTCACCGAAAAAGGCGTAGCCACCCTATGGCTAAACCGGCCGGAAAAGAATAACGCCTTCAACGCCCAGATGATCCGCGAGTTGCTGGACGCGCTGGATGCGGTGGCGGCTAACCCGGCGGTGCGCTTTATGCTGCTGCGGGGGCGTGGCAAGCACTTTTCGGCCGGGGCGGATCTGGCCTGGATGCGCGACTGCGCGGCGCTGGATTACAACGCCAATCTGGACGACGCCCGCGAGTTGGCGCAGTTGATGGCCTCATTGGCGCAGCTCAAGGTGCCGACGCTGGCGGTGGTGCAGGGCGCGGCCTTTGGTGGCGCGCTGGGGCTGATCAGTTGCTGCGACATGGCGATTGGCGCGGAGGACGCGCTGTTCAGTCTGTCGGAGGTGCGCATCGGTCTGCTGCCGGCGGTGATCAGCCCCTATGTCACCCAGGCCATCGGTGCCCGCGCTACCCGCCGCTACGCACTGACCGCCGAGCGCTTTGACGGCCTGCGCGCCCGCGAGCTGGGGCTGCTGGCCGAGTGTTATCCGGCGGCTGAGCTGGATACGGCGCTGGCGCAGTGGATCGGTAACCTGCTGCAGAACGGCCCGCTGGCGATGAGCGCAACCAAGGCGCTGTTGCAGGAAGTCGGGCTGGGTGAAATGAGTACCCCGCTGCGCCGCTACACCGAGGCGGCGATTGCCCGGGTGCGGATCAGCCCCGAAGGTCAGGAGGGCCTGTCGGCCTTCCTGGAAAAACGCCAACCCGACTGGTGCGCGAACCATGATTGA
- a CDS encoding carboxyl transferase domain-containing protein, with translation MSILQTQITPTSTEFQANTDAMRSLVSELQSLLAGIAQGGGEAANARHLARGKLLPRQRVDALLDPGSAFLEIGQLAAHEVYGESVPAAGVIAGIGRIEGVECMIIANDATVKGGSYYPLSVKKHLRAQTIARENRLPCVYLVDSGGANLPRQDEVFPDREHFGRIFFNQANMSAAGIPQIAVVMGSCTAGGAYVPAMADETIMVREQATIFLAGPPLVKAATGEVVSAEALGGADVHCRTSGVADHYAENDEHALALARRCIANLNWRKQGGLNSRAVLPPRYPVEELYGVIPADSKQPFDVREVIARLVDDSALDEFKALFGTTLVCGFAHLHGYPVAILANNGILFSEAAQKGAHFIELACQRGVPLLFLQNITGFMVGKKYEEGGIAKHGAKLVTAVACARVPKFTVIIGGSFGAGNYGMCGRAYDPRFLWMWPNARISVMGAEQAAGVLVQVKQEQAERSGEQFSAEQAEALRRPILDQYERQGHPYYASARLWDDGVIDPAQTRDVLGLAISAALNAPIEATRFGVFRM, from the coding sequence ATGAGCATCCTACAAACCCAAATCACCCCGACCTCCACCGAGTTTCAGGCCAACACCGACGCCATGCGCTCCCTGGTCAGCGAGCTGCAAAGCCTGCTGGCAGGCATTGCGCAAGGCGGTGGTGAGGCGGCGAATGCGCGGCATCTGGCGCGGGGTAAGTTGTTGCCGCGTCAGCGCGTGGATGCGCTGCTCGATCCGGGTTCGGCGTTTCTGGAAATTGGCCAGCTGGCCGCCCATGAGGTCTATGGCGAGTCGGTGCCGGCCGCCGGGGTGATCGCCGGTATCGGCCGGATCGAGGGCGTTGAGTGCATGATCATCGCCAATGACGCCACGGTGAAGGGCGGTTCCTACTATCCGCTGAGCGTGAAGAAGCACCTGCGGGCGCAGACCATCGCCCGCGAGAACCGCCTGCCCTGCGTCTATCTGGTCGATTCGGGCGGCGCCAACCTGCCACGGCAGGACGAGGTATTCCCGGACCGTGAGCACTTCGGGCGGATCTTCTTCAATCAGGCCAATATGAGCGCGGCGGGCATTCCGCAGATTGCTGTGGTGATGGGCTCGTGCACTGCCGGTGGCGCCTATGTGCCGGCGATGGCCGATGAGACCATCATGGTGCGTGAGCAGGCGACTATCTTCCTCGCCGGGCCGCCGCTGGTGAAGGCGGCGACTGGCGAGGTGGTCAGCGCCGAGGCGCTGGGCGGCGCGGATGTGCACTGCCGCACCTCGGGTGTGGCCGACCATTACGCCGAGAATGACGAACACGCCCTGGCTCTGGCCCGCCGCTGTATCGCCAATCTGAACTGGCGCAAGCAGGGTGGGCTGAACAGCCGCGCGGTGCTGCCGCCGCGCTACCCGGTGGAAGAGTTGTACGGGGTGATTCCGGCCGACAGCAAGCAGCCGTTCGACGTGCGCGAGGTGATTGCGCGGCTGGTCGACGACAGCGCGCTCGATGAGTTCAAGGCGCTGTTCGGCACCACGCTGGTCTGCGGTTTTGCGCATTTGCACGGCTATCCGGTGGCGATTCTGGCCAACAACGGCATCCTGTTTTCCGAGGCCGCGCAGAAGGGCGCGCACTTTATCGAACTGGCCTGCCAGCGCGGCGTTCCGCTGCTGTTCCTGCAGAACATCACCGGCTTTATGGTCGGCAAGAAGTACGAAGAAGGCGGCATCGCCAAGCACGGCGCCAAGCTGGTGACCGCGGTGGCCTGCGCGAGGGTGCCCAAGTTCACGGTGATCATCGGCGGCAGTTTTGGCGCCGGTAACTACGGCATGTGCGGCCGCGCCTACGATCCGCGTTTTTTGTGGATGTGGCCGAATGCGCGCATCTCGGTGATGGGCGCCGAACAGGCCGCGGGCGTGCTGGTACAGGTCAAGCAGGAGCAGGCCGAGCGCAGCGGCGAGCAGTTCAGCGCCGAGCAGGCCGAGGCCCTGCGCCGCCCGATCCTCGATCAGTACGAACGCCAGGGCCACCCCTACTACGCCAGCGCCCGCCTGTGGGATGACGGCGTGATCGACCCGGCGCAGACGAGGGATGTGCTGGGGTTGGCGATATCGGCGGCCCTCAACGCACCGATTGAGGCGACGCGGTTTGGGGTGTTTCGGATGTAG
- a CDS encoding isovaleryl-CoA dehydrogenase, which yields MHYPSLNFGLGETIDMLREQTRNLVDAELAPRAAEIDRENQFPLEMWRRFGDMGLLGITVPEEYGGSGLGYLAHVVAMEEISRGSASVGLSYGAHSNLCVNQINRNGTPEQKAKYLPKLISGEHIGALAMSEPNAGSDVVSMKLRAEHKGDHFVLNGSKMWITNGPDAHVYVIYAKTEPEKGPHGITAFIVERDWAGFSRSPKLDKLGMRGSNTCELVFDNVEVPVENILGQYNGGVKVLMSGLDYERVVLSGGPTGIMQSCMDVVVPYIHDRQQFGQSIGEFQLIQGKVADMYTQLNASRAYLYTVAQACDRGETTRKDAAGVILYTAERATQMALDAIQILGGNGYINDYPTGRLLRDAKLYEIGAGTSEIRRMLIGRELFNETR from the coding sequence ATGCATTACCCATCGCTGAACTTCGGTCTGGGCGAGACCATCGACATGCTGCGCGAGCAGACCCGCAATCTGGTTGATGCCGAGCTGGCGCCGCGGGCGGCGGAGATCGACCGGGAGAACCAGTTTCCGCTGGAGATGTGGCGGCGTTTTGGTGACATGGGGCTGCTGGGCATTACCGTGCCTGAGGAGTACGGCGGCTCTGGGCTGGGGTATCTGGCCCATGTGGTGGCGATGGAGGAGATCAGCCGCGGGTCGGCGTCGGTGGGGCTGTCCTACGGGGCGCATTCCAACCTGTGCGTGAACCAGATCAACCGCAACGGCACGCCGGAGCAGAAGGCGAAATACCTGCCCAAGCTGATCAGCGGCGAGCACATCGGGGCGCTGGCGATGAGTGAGCCGAACGCCGGTTCCGATGTGGTCAGCATGAAGCTGCGGGCGGAGCACAAGGGTGACCACTTCGTGCTCAATGGCAGCAAGATGTGGATCACTAACGGCCCGGACGCGCACGTTTACGTCATTTACGCCAAGACCGAGCCGGAGAAAGGCCCCCACGGCATCACCGCCTTTATCGTCGAGCGCGATTGGGCCGGTTTCTCCCGCAGCCCCAAGCTGGACAAGCTGGGCATGCGCGGCTCGAATACCTGCGAGTTGGTGTTCGACAACGTCGAGGTGCCGGTGGAGAACATCCTCGGCCAGTACAACGGCGGCGTGAAGGTGCTGATGAGCGGCCTGGATTATGAGCGCGTGGTGCTCTCCGGCGGCCCGACCGGGATCATGCAGAGCTGCATGGACGTGGTGGTGCCCTATATCCACGACCGTCAGCAGTTCGGCCAGAGCATCGGTGAGTTCCAGCTGATCCAAGGCAAGGTCGCCGACATGTATACCCAGCTGAACGCCAGCCGCGCCTATCTCTACACAGTGGCACAGGCCTGCGACCGCGGCGAGACCACCCGCAAGGACGCCGCCGGGGTGATTCTCTACACCGCCGAGCGTGCAACGCAGATGGCGCTGGATGCGATTCAGATTCTCGGCGGCAACGGCTACATCAACGACTACCCCACCGGCCGCCTGCTGCGCGACGCCAAGCTGTACGAGATTGGCGCCGGCACCAGCGAGATTCGGCGGATGTTGATTGGACGGGAGCTTTTTAATGAGACGCGTTGA
- a CDS encoding acetyltransferase, with protein sequence MHIETVDQSQYPQLLTIWEASVRATHDFLAEADLLELKPLILEQYFAAVDLRAAKGSDGELLGFCGVSDGNIEMLFIAPEARGQGVGARLTAYAIEHQGATKVDVNEQNAQAVGFYQHLGFAVVSRSPVDGQGKPYPLLHMELPGR encoded by the coding sequence ATGCATATAGAAACCGTCGATCAATCGCAGTATCCGCAGCTCCTGACCATCTGGGAGGCGTCGGTGCGCGCTACCCATGACTTTCTGGCCGAGGCTGACCTGCTGGAGCTGAAGCCGCTGATTCTGGAGCAGTATTTTGCTGCTGTGGATCTGCGTGCCGCCAAGGGCAGCGATGGCGAGTTGCTGGGCTTTTGCGGCGTCAGCGACGGCAATATCGAGATGCTGTTTATTGCCCCCGAGGCCCGTGGGCAAGGCGTGGGCGCGCGTTTGACCGCGTATGCCATTGAACATCAGGGTGCCACCAAGGTGGATGTGAACGAGCAGAACGCGCAGGCGGTGGGCTTTTATCAGCACCTTGGCTTTGCGGTGGTCAGCCGCTCACCGGTCGATGGGCAGGGCAAGCCCTATCCGCTGCTGCATATGGAGCTGCCTGGGCGCTGA
- a CDS encoding MerR family transcriptional regulator, with protein sequence MTQTYSISDLARELDITTRAIRFYEEQNMLCPERRGQERVYSPRDKVILKLILRGKRIGFSLAECRELIELYDPGHGNRKQLETFLDKITQRRAQLAQQLLDIEQMQIELDTAEERCRTALEQTN encoded by the coding sequence ATGACCCAGACCTACAGCATTTCCGACCTTGCCCGTGAGCTGGATATCACCACGCGGGCGATTCGTTTTTATGAGGAGCAGAACATGCTCTGCCCCGAGCGTCGCGGGCAGGAGCGGGTTTACAGTCCTCGGGATAAGGTGATTCTCAAGCTGATTTTGCGTGGCAAGCGCATCGGCTTTTCGCTGGCGGAGTGTCGCGAGCTGATTGAGCTGTATGACCCCGGCCACGGCAATCGCAAGCAGCTGGAAACCTTCCTGGACAAGATTACCCAGCGCCGTGCGCAGCTGGCGCAGCAGTTGCTGGATATCGAGCAGATGCAGATTGAGCTGGATACCGCGGAGGAGCGCTGTCGAACGGCGCTGGAGCAAACGAATTAA